From a region of the Mycobacterium intracellulare ATCC 13950 genome:
- a CDS encoding sensor histidine kinase: MTEDKAATSGIFPRWFPSSLRRQLLLGVLAVVSVVLVTVGIVSVLSLRGYVNAMSDADIAESLDAFSHQYTKYRNGEHTSTHPGTPPIGQAMLEFTGQTPGNLIAVLRNGVVIGSAVFSEGEPKPAPADVISALEGQTWSGGPPRTEILGRLGSYRLDSTVDGSDVLVVGMSQNLADRIIARKQITTIALTAGALALTAALTGWVVGYTLRPLRRLGAIAANVAAMPLADDDHRISIRVQPQDTDPQNEVGIVGHTLNRLLDNVDGALAHRVESDLRMRQFISDASHELRTPLAAIQGYAELTRQDSSELPPTTEYALARIESEARRMALLVDELLLLSRLGEGQDLQSEDVDLAAVANNAVNDATVAALTHHWVKDLPDHPVWVRGDHARLHQLVSNLLGNARVHTPPGVTVTTGITCHRDGPEPPFVELTVTDDGPGIDEELLPRLFERFVRADKSRSDGSGHGLGLPIVSSIVKAHHGSVTVESTEDETVFRVRLPLIDGPPRGVNKP, translated from the coding sequence ATGACCGAAGACAAGGCCGCGACATCCGGGATCTTTCCCCGGTGGTTTCCCTCGTCGCTGCGCCGCCAGCTCCTGTTGGGCGTGCTGGCCGTGGTCAGCGTGGTGCTGGTGACCGTCGGCATCGTTTCCGTGCTCAGCCTGCGCGGCTATGTCAACGCCATGAGCGACGCCGACATCGCCGAGTCCCTCGACGCGTTCAGCCACCAGTACACGAAATACCGCAACGGCGAACACACTTCGACGCATCCGGGCACGCCGCCGATCGGACAGGCGATGCTGGAATTCACCGGACAGACGCCGGGCAACCTGATCGCCGTGCTGCGCAACGGCGTGGTGATCGGGTCGGCGGTCTTCTCCGAGGGCGAACCGAAACCCGCGCCGGCCGACGTCATCAGCGCGCTGGAAGGGCAGACGTGGTCCGGCGGCCCACCCCGGACCGAAATACTGGGCAGGCTCGGGTCTTATCGCCTCGACAGCACCGTGGACGGCTCCGACGTGCTCGTGGTCGGGATGTCGCAGAACCTCGCCGACCGGATCATCGCGCGCAAGCAGATCACCACGATCGCGCTGACCGCCGGGGCGCTGGCCCTTACCGCGGCTCTGACCGGGTGGGTCGTCGGGTACACGCTTCGTCCGCTGCGCCGGCTCGGCGCGATCGCGGCCAACGTCGCCGCCATGCCGCTCGCCGACGACGACCACCGCATCAGCATCCGGGTACAACCGCAGGACACCGACCCGCAAAACGAGGTCGGGATCGTCGGCCACACGCTGAACCGCTTGCTGGACAACGTCGATGGCGCGCTGGCGCATCGGGTCGAATCCGATTTGCGGATGCGGCAATTCATCAGCGACGCCAGCCACGAACTGCGCACACCTTTGGCGGCGATTCAGGGCTACGCCGAACTCACTCGCCAGGACAGTTCGGAGCTGCCGCCGACCACCGAATACGCGCTGGCCCGCATCGAGTCCGAGGCCCGGCGGATGGCGTTGCTCGTCGACGAGTTGCTGCTGCTTTCCCGGCTGGGCGAAGGGCAAGATCTGCAGTCCGAGGACGTCGACCTGGCCGCGGTGGCCAACAACGCGGTCAATGACGCGACGGTGGCTGCGCTGACCCACCACTGGGTCAAAGACCTGCCCGACCATCCGGTCTGGGTGCGGGGCGACCACGCCCGGCTGCACCAGTTGGTCAGCAACCTGCTGGGCAACGCCCGGGTGCACACACCGCCCGGGGTGACGGTGACGACCGGAATCACCTGCCACCGTGACGGTCCCGAACCGCCGTTCGTGGAATTGACCGTCACCGACGACGGGCCCGGCATCGACGAAGAGCTACTGCCCAGGCTGTTCGAAAGGTTCGTCCGCGCAGACAAATCGAGATCCGACGGCTCGGGCCACGGACTGGGCCTGCCGATCGTCAGTTCGATCGTCAAGGCCCATCATGGTTCGGTCACCGTCGAATCCACGGAGGACGAGACGGTTTTCCGGGTACGGCTCCCCCTGATCGACGGGCCGCCACGGGGCGTTAATAAACCGTAA
- a CDS encoding response regulator transcription factor, whose translation MTATAGYSGSQRPRQAILGQLPRINRADGSPIRVLLVDDEPALTNLVKMALHYEGWVVDIAHNGREAMAKFERVNPDVLVLDIMLPDVDGLRILERVRQSDVYTPTLFLTARDSVMDRVTGLTAGADDYMTKPFSLEELVARLRGLLRRSGQPPTPTAETLIVGDLRVDTASREVTRGDTAVSLSSTEFELLRFLMRNPRRALSRTEILDRVWNYDFAGRTSIVDLYISYLRKKIDSGREPMIHTVRGVGYMLRPAE comes from the coding sequence ATGACCGCAACGGCCGGATACTCAGGCTCGCAGCGGCCCCGCCAAGCCATCCTGGGGCAGCTGCCGCGGATCAACCGTGCCGATGGCTCACCGATCAGGGTTTTGCTGGTCGACGACGAGCCGGCGCTGACCAATCTGGTGAAGATGGCCCTGCACTACGAGGGCTGGGTGGTCGACATCGCCCACAACGGGCGTGAGGCCATGGCCAAGTTCGAGAGGGTCAACCCCGACGTGCTCGTCCTCGACATCATGCTTCCCGACGTCGACGGGTTGCGGATCCTCGAGCGGGTGCGCCAATCCGACGTCTACACCCCGACGCTTTTCCTGACCGCGCGCGACTCGGTCATGGACCGGGTGACCGGCCTGACCGCGGGCGCCGACGACTACATGACCAAACCGTTCAGCCTGGAGGAATTGGTCGCTAGGCTGCGCGGGTTGCTCCGCCGCTCCGGCCAGCCGCCCACGCCGACGGCCGAAACCCTCATCGTCGGCGACCTGCGGGTCGACACCGCCAGCCGGGAAGTCACCCGCGGTGACACCGCGGTGTCGCTTTCCTCCACCGAGTTCGAGTTGCTGCGCTTCCTCATGCGCAACCCGCGGCGCGCGCTGAGCCGCACCGAGATCCTGGACCGGGTGTGGAACTACGACTTCGCGGGGCGCACCAGCATCGTGGATCTCTACATCTCGTACTTGAGGAAAAAGATCGACTCCGGCCGGGAGCCGATGATTCACACGGTCCGCGGCGTGGGGTACATGCTGCGGCCGGCGGAATGA
- a CDS encoding WXG100 family type VII secretion target — MSINYQFGDVDAHGALIRAQAASLEAEHQAIIRDVLAAGDFWGGAGSVACQEFITQLGRNFQVIYEQANSHGQKVQSAGNNMASTDSAVGSSWA, encoded by the coding sequence ATGAGCATTAACTACCAGTTCGGCGACGTAGACGCCCACGGTGCCCTGATCCGCGCCCAGGCCGCGTCCTTGGAGGCCGAGCACCAGGCCATCATTCGCGATGTGCTTGCTGCCGGCGACTTTTGGGGCGGTGCCGGTTCGGTCGCGTGCCAGGAGTTCATCACCCAGTTGGGTCGCAACTTCCAGGTGATCTACGAGCAGGCCAACTCCCACGGACAGAAGGTTCAGTCCGCGGGCAACAACATGGCCAGCACCGACAGCGCCGTCGGGTCCAGCTGGGCCTGA
- a CDS encoding WXG100 family type VII secretion target produces the protein MATRFMTDPHEMRAMAGRFEVHAQTVEDEARKMWASSMNIAGAGWSGQAQATSYDTMGQVNQAFRNIVNMLHGVRDGLIRDANNYEQQEQASQQILSS, from the coding sequence ATGGCAACACGTTTTATGACCGACCCGCACGAGATGCGGGCGATGGCGGGCCGTTTCGAGGTCCACGCCCAGACCGTCGAGGACGAGGCTCGCAAGATGTGGGCGTCGTCGATGAACATCGCGGGCGCGGGCTGGAGCGGCCAGGCGCAGGCGACGTCGTATGACACCATGGGCCAGGTCAACCAGGCCTTCCGCAACATCGTCAACATGCTCCACGGGGTGCGTGACGGGCTGATCCGCGACGCGAACAACTACGAGCAGCAAGAGCAGGCCTCGCAGCAGATCCTCAGCAGCTAG
- a CDS encoding PPE family protein has translation MVLDFSAMPPEITSSLMYAGAGSAPLMAAATAYANLAAEVSATATQWESIISLLTTEQWTGGGSAAAAAAAQPIVSYLTETATTLEQASAQATASAAAYEAAFAATVPPPVIAANRTLLATLVATNFLGVNSAAIAATEAQYAEMWVQDATMMAAYQASSAAAGVLTPVTPLTSTTDPARAAAVDNGAVAFDAANSTSQAAGLDLSSLITSPTSSGGLLQSIDNLMGTPSFLNATNGAVNTAAWWVCATIPNAVSLGHTLGSVPSIPFSLADSVAPAAGAAAITPGTTVGSVSGAGASAALGEASTVGRLSVPAGWNAAAPASSLASATAPLEGSGWTAAAEAEGVTAMPGMPGMAAAAKGAGAYGTGPRYGFKPIVMPKQVVV, from the coding sequence ATGGTTCTTGACTTTTCAGCGATGCCCCCGGAGATCACCTCCTCGCTCATGTACGCGGGTGCGGGCTCGGCTCCGCTCATGGCCGCCGCGACGGCGTACGCCAACCTGGCCGCCGAGGTGAGCGCCACCGCCACGCAGTGGGAGTCGATCATCTCGCTTTTGACCACCGAACAGTGGACCGGCGGTGGGTCGGCCGCGGCGGCGGCCGCCGCCCAGCCCATCGTGTCCTACCTGACGGAGACGGCGACCACCCTCGAGCAGGCGAGCGCGCAGGCCACCGCGTCGGCGGCTGCCTACGAGGCGGCGTTCGCCGCGACGGTGCCCCCGCCGGTGATCGCGGCCAATCGCACGTTGCTGGCCACACTCGTCGCGACGAACTTCCTCGGCGTCAATTCGGCCGCGATCGCCGCGACCGAAGCGCAATACGCCGAGATGTGGGTACAAGACGCCACCATGATGGCCGCCTATCAGGCCTCCTCGGCGGCGGCCGGGGTCCTCACCCCGGTGACGCCGCTGACGTCGACCACCGACCCGGCGCGAGCCGCGGCCGTGGACAACGGCGCGGTCGCCTTCGACGCGGCGAACAGTACGTCGCAGGCGGCCGGCCTGGACCTGTCGTCGCTCATCACGTCGCCAACGAGCAGTGGCGGCCTGCTGCAGTCCATCGACAACTTGATGGGCACCCCGTCGTTCCTGAACGCCACCAACGGCGCCGTCAACACCGCGGCGTGGTGGGTGTGTGCCACGATCCCGAACGCGGTGTCGCTGGGGCACACGCTGGGATCGGTGCCGTCGATTCCGTTCTCGCTGGCCGACTCCGTCGCGCCGGCGGCGGGCGCGGCCGCCATCACGCCCGGCACGACGGTGGGCTCGGTGTCGGGCGCGGGCGCATCGGCGGCGCTGGGCGAGGCCTCCACCGTGGGCCGTCTCTCGGTGCCGGCCGGCTGGAACGCGGCCGCCCCGGCGTCGTCGTTGGCGTCGGCCACCGCTCCGCTCGAGGGCTCGGGCTGGACGGCCGCGGCCGAAGCGGAGGGCGTCACCGCGATGCCCGGCATGCCGGGCATGGCGGCGGCGGCCAAGGGCGCCGGCGCCTACGGCACCGGACCCCGGTACGGCTTCAAGCCGATCGTCATGCCCAAGCAGGTTGTCGTCTGA
- a CDS encoding PPE family protein, SVP subgroup, translated as MSFLTTQTEEMLAAETLLSGINSNLAAQNTGAASATTVIAPAAADPVSAQQAAIFSAYGTQYQAIAAEAQAQLEKYSQTLGISSNSYGDTEAVNASQAAIQALDAADSGTGAATGSNPIDILAWLLGFNGQSSGGLGGMFGLSSNGANIGNIGFGNWASATSNLLGLAGGGLLDTSGDAAGAAAAADLATSTTPAGAGVSGVAGVGAMPAAAMGQATMVNKLSVPPSWAGSTPVAGSSAAPLQTVGWTAAAPQTGAGTVVPGMPGVGAMGRNSAGFGAPRYGVKPIVMPKPAAV; from the coding sequence ATGTCGTTTCTGACAACACAGACCGAGGAAATGCTAGCCGCGGAGACGTTGCTGTCCGGAATCAACAGCAACCTGGCGGCGCAAAACACGGGCGCCGCGTCGGCGACGACCGTCATCGCGCCCGCCGCCGCCGACCCGGTGTCGGCCCAGCAGGCGGCGATCTTCTCGGCGTACGGCACCCAGTACCAGGCGATCGCCGCCGAGGCGCAGGCGCAGCTGGAGAAGTACTCGCAGACCCTGGGCATCAGCTCCAACAGCTACGGCGACACCGAGGCCGTCAACGCCAGCCAGGCCGCCATCCAAGCGTTGGACGCCGCGGATTCCGGCACCGGCGCTGCCACGGGTTCCAACCCGATCGACATCCTTGCCTGGCTCCTCGGCTTCAACGGCCAGTCCAGCGGCGGCCTCGGCGGCATGTTCGGCCTGTCGAGCAACGGCGCCAACATCGGAAACATCGGCTTCGGAAACTGGGCGTCGGCCACGTCGAACCTCCTCGGCCTCGCCGGTGGCGGCCTGCTGGACACGTCCGGTGACGCCGCCGGTGCGGCCGCCGCGGCGGACCTGGCCACCTCGACCACGCCGGCCGGCGCCGGGGTGAGCGGCGTGGCGGGCGTGGGCGCGATGCCCGCCGCCGCGATGGGCCAGGCGACCATGGTCAACAAGCTCTCGGTGCCGCCGAGCTGGGCCGGTTCCACCCCGGTGGCCGGCTCGAGCGCCGCGCCGCTGCAGACCGTCGGCTGGACCGCCGCCGCGCCGCAGACCGGTGCCGGCACGGTGGTGCCCGGCATGCCCGGGGTGGGTGCGATGGGGCGCAACAGCGCCGGCTTCGGCGCGCCGCGCTACGGCGTCAAGCCGATCGTCATGCCGAAACCGGCGGCCGTCTAG